The following are from one region of the Microtus pennsylvanicus isolate mMicPen1 chromosome 15, mMicPen1.hap1, whole genome shotgun sequence genome:
- the Ap3m1 gene encoding AP-3 complex subunit mu-1 isoform X2 — MIHSLFLINCSGDIFLEKHWKSVVSQSVCDYFFEAQEKAADVENVPPVISTPHHYLISIYRDKLFFVSVIQTEVPPLFVIEFLHRVADTFQDYFGECSEAAIKDNVVIVYELLEEMLDNGFPLATESNILKELIKPPTILRSVVNSITGSSNVGDTLPTGQLSNIPWRRAGVKYTNNEAYFDVVEEIDAIIDKSGSTVFAEIQGVIDACIKLSGMPDLSLSFMNPRLLDDVSFHPCIRFKRWESERVLSFIPPDGNFRLISYRVSSQNLVAIPVYVKHSISFKENSSCGRFDVTIGPKQNMGKTIEGITVTVHMPKVVLNMNLTPTQGSYTFDPVTKVLVWDVGKIAPQKLPSLKGLVNLQSGAPKPEENPSLNIQFKIQQLAISGLKVNRLDMYGEKYKPFKGVKYVTKAGKFQVRT; from the exons ATGATCCACAGTCTATTTCTCATCAACTGCTCTGGCGACATATTTCTAGAAAAACACTGGAAGAGCGTGGTAAGCCAGTCTGTCTGTGACTATTTCTTTGAAGCTCAGGAGAAAGCTGCGGATGTTGAAAATGTCCCACCTGTCATCTCAACACCTCACCACTACCTCATTAGTATCTACCGGGATAAGCTCTTCTTCGTGTCTGTCATACAGACGGAAGTGCCACCTCTCTTTGTGATTGAGTTTCTGCATCGAGTTGCTGACACTTTTCAG GACTACTTTGGTGAGTGTTCAGAGGCTGCAATTAAGGACAATGTGGTTATAGTGTATGAGCTCTTGGAAGAGATGCTAGACAATGGGTTCCCGCTGGCTACTGAATCTAACATTCTGAAAGAACTAATTAAACCACCAACAATTCTACGTTCGGTCGTCAATTCTATCACAG GCAGTAGTAATGTTGGGGACACACTCCCCACAGGACAGCTATCCAACATCCCATGGCGTCGAGCAGGAGTAAAGTATACAAACAATGAAGCCTAttttgatgtagttgaagaaaTAGATGCAATTATAGATAAATCAG GATCTACAGTCTTCGCAGAAATTCAGGGGGTCATTGATGCTTGCATTAAGCTCTCTGGAATGCCCgatctctcactctctttcaTG AACCCAAGACTTCTAGATGATGTCAGCTTCCACCCGTGCATCCGGTTCAAACGTTGGGAATCAGAAAGAGTTTTGTCATTTATTCCTCCAGATGGGAATTTCCGACTCATATCATACCGTGTCAGCTCACAGAA TCTAGTGGCAATACCAGTGTATGTGAAACACAGTATCAGTTTTAAGGAAAACAGCTCTTGTGGCAGATTTGATGTAACAATTGGACCAAAACAGAATATGGGAAAAACTATTGAAGGAATCACAGTGACTGTTCACATGCCAAAAGTTGTGCTGAACATGAACCTGACACCAACACAAGGCAGCTATACATTTGATCCAGTAACCAAG GTACTAGTATGGGATGTGGGGAAAATTGCTCCACAGAAGCTCCCAAGTCTTAAAGGACTGGTAAATTTGCAGTCAGGAGCTCCCAAGCCAGAAGAGAACCCCAGCCTCAACATACAGTTCAAGATCCAGCAGCTTGCTATTTCAG GCTTAAAAGTGAACCGCTTGGACATGTATGGGGAGAAATATAAGCCATTTAAAGGAGTCAAATATGTCACAAAAGCTGGGAAGTTTCAAGTGAGGACATGA